A single Pseudomonas putida DNA region contains:
- a CDS encoding DUF6555 family protein, with the protein MPSPQLYIIDYLLHGQPRSFIIRLEKIDNAEAWHWASCDAGIGIIPKFGREKIKKVSRPMAERYGITAVSWRLSGSKPSQAVSDSSVTS; encoded by the coding sequence ATGCCGAGTCCCCAGCTGTACATTATCGATTACCTGCTGCATGGCCAGCCACGCAGCTTCATCATCCGGCTCGAGAAAATCGATAATGCCGAAGCTTGGCACTGGGCGAGTTGTGATGCAGGCATCGGTATCATCCCGAAGTTCGGGCGAGAGAAGATCAAGAAAGTGAGCCGGCCAATGGCTGAGCGCTATGGCATAACCGCGGTGAGCTGGCGGTTGTCGGGCAGCAAGCCCAGCCAGGCGGTAAGCGATTCCAGTGTAACCAGCTGA
- a CDS encoding general stress protein, whose product MAGDQQRTGQRGGTKETNPGNFANDRERASRAGHKGGQASGGNFANDRQRASEAGRKGGQNSHGGGRQHQQ is encoded by the coding sequence ATGGCTGGTGATCAACAACGGACTGGACAACGTGGCGGCACCAAGGAAACCAACCCTGGCAACTTCGCCAATGACCGCGAACGCGCCTCCCGCGCAGGCCACAAAGGTGGCCAGGCGTCAGGCGGCAACTTCGCCAACGACCGGCAACGGGCATCGGAAGCTGGCCGCAAGGGCGGGCAGAACAGCCACGGCGGAGGCCGCCAGCATCAGCAGTAG
- a CDS encoding LuxR C-terminal-related transcriptional regulator, which produces MTCRIIVADDHPLFREAMVRTVQRVLPQAQLEEAGDLQQVLTLARQGEAPDTLILDLRFPGLDCLERLTELRQLLRRTTLIIVSMVDDPALIEHVMASGVDGFIGKSIAPDELGAAILAIREGEVLVKYSPSGLLPSLGSASELEQLTHRQHEVLRLIAQGKTNKEIARALDISPFTVRIHVSSLLKALNVTSRTAAAVKYSGT; this is translated from the coding sequence CGCATAATCGTGGCGGACGACCATCCGCTGTTCAGAGAAGCGATGGTCCGTACCGTGCAGCGGGTATTGCCACAGGCGCAGCTCGAAGAAGCCGGCGACCTGCAGCAGGTGCTGACGCTGGCCCGCCAGGGCGAGGCGCCGGACACGCTGATTCTCGATCTGCGCTTTCCGGGGCTCGATTGCCTGGAACGGCTGACCGAACTGCGTCAGCTATTGCGCCGTACTACCCTGATCATCGTGTCGATGGTCGACGACCCGGCACTGATCGAGCATGTCATGGCCAGCGGCGTCGATGGTTTCATCGGCAAGAGCATCGCACCCGATGAACTCGGCGCGGCGATCCTGGCCATCCGTGAGGGCGAGGTGCTGGTGAAGTACAGCCCTTCGGGATTGTTGCCGAGCCTGGGCAGCGCCAGCGAGCTGGAACAGCTCACTCACCGCCAGCACGAGGTGCTGCGCCTGATCGCCCAAGGCAAGACCAACAAGGAGATCGCCCGCGCGCTGGACATCTCGCCCTTCACCGTGCGCATCCACGTGTCGTCGCTGCTCAAGGCGCTCAACGTCACATCGCGCACGGCCGCTGCGGTCAAGTACAGCGGTACCTGA
- a CDS encoding ATP-dependent Clp protease proteolytic subunit gives MARHIIHFTGPINSSTCGNLINTCSRAIQQGADLLQLNIATMGGECSYGFTLYNFLRALPISVHTHNLGTVESMGNILFLAGEHRTACSYSKFLFHPFHWTLHGSVDHARMAEYAMSLDYDLRLYAQIVAERTEGSSEVLDVPRYLMAYPRILGPKEALDSGMIHAIDEMPIEAESNQWSVHA, from the coding sequence ATGGCCAGACATATCATCCACTTTACCGGGCCGATCAACTCATCCACCTGCGGCAACCTGATCAACACCTGCTCACGCGCGATTCAGCAGGGCGCCGACCTGCTGCAGCTGAACATCGCCACCATGGGCGGCGAATGCAGCTATGGGTTCACCCTGTACAACTTCCTGCGGGCCCTGCCGATCAGCGTGCACACCCATAACCTTGGCACCGTGGAGTCCATGGGCAATATCCTGTTTCTGGCAGGCGAGCACCGTACGGCGTGCAGCTACAGCAAATTCCTGTTCCACCCGTTCCACTGGACGCTGCACGGCTCGGTGGACCATGCGCGCATGGCCGAATACGCCATGAGCCTGGACTACGACTTGCGCCTGTATGCGCAGATTGTCGCCGAACGTACCGAAGGCAGCAGCGAAGTACTGGATGTGCCGCGCTACCTGATGGCCTACCCGCGGATACTGGGTCCCAAGGAAGCGCTGGACAGCGGGATGATTCACGCCATCGATGAAATGCCGATCGAGGCTGAAAGCAACCAGTGGAGCGTGCACGCCTGA